One stretch of Nicotiana tabacum cultivar K326 chromosome 18, ASM71507v2, whole genome shotgun sequence DNA includes these proteins:
- the LOC142172571 gene encoding putative mitochondrial protein AtMg00240, which produces MYMEIPQGLKVEITQLVCRLRKSLYGLKQASRQWYDKLIESSYSRGFRYSTNDYSLFYKKQGSSTKLRVEEGTLLSDRSYYRKLVGKLNFLTNTRLDIAYSIQHLSQFMQAPREPHMKAAIRVLRYLKNDPTLGIFLSNDPSYKVTAYCDSDWAECSDSRSFVNRDNSKIPPEFYKASEIRVSTINSNFLQEQNICEL; this is translated from the exons ATGTACATGGAAATCCCACAGGGTCTAAAGGTAGAAATCACACAGCTTGTGTGCAGATTAAGGAAGTCTCTGTATGGCCTTAAACAAGCTAGTAGACAGTGGTATGACAAGCTGATAGAGTCCTCGTATTCTAGAGGTTTTAGATATTCAACCAATGATTACTCTTTGTTCTACAAAAAGCAGG GTTCATCAACCAAACTAAGGGTTGAAGAGGGTACTTTGTTGTCTGATCGATCCTATTATAGAAAACTAGTTGGGAAGCTCAACTTTCTCACAAACACAAGGCTGGATATTGCATACAGTATACAACACCTAAGCCAATTTATGCAGGCACCAAGAGAGCCTCACATGAAGGCTGCTATACGTGTACTCAGGTACCTGAAGAATGATCCTACTTTAGGCATTTTTCTGTCCAATGATCCCTCTTACAAGGTCACAGCTTATTGCGACTCGGATTGGGCAGAATGCTCTGACTCAAGGAGCTTTGTAAATAG GGATAATAGCAAAATTCCTCCAGAATTTTACAAAGCTTCTGAAATTCGAGTTTCAACAATTAACTCGAATTTCCTACAAGAACAGAATATTTGTGAGTTGTAG